A genomic window from Brassica oleracea var. oleracea cultivar TO1000 chromosome C8, BOL, whole genome shotgun sequence includes:
- the LOC106309173 gene encoding uncharacterized protein LOC106309173: MAMFGEPDFSDHTVCGVVLKPSSVRDRRPFRLYNYILHNELFLEFLMEQWYSIHVSSSALFIISQKLKRIKNGVRSFCRENYLNLEKRVEEAHTRLLSVQNNLLLSPSEANATAESLAHDAWLILSKAEERYLFQRSHINWIQHGNCNSAYYHRLITTRRSFNYIHYLLNNQDSRVEGQIEIQKLCIDYFEDLLGSKQSAPLFDPQDLSILMTFRCSQTQRTDLTKGFSRHEIRDAFFELLANKTSGPDDYTAEFFTRAWNIMGTEAMDAIQEFIKSGNLLKLLTKRLQEILFHVISPSQSAFIKGRLLAENVLLATELVHGYNRRNIDKRGMLKVDLRKAFDSIRWDFILAALKAINVSDMIIKWIEECITTPTFTVSVNGVSGGFFKSTKGLRHGDPLSPYLFVLGMEVFSTLLHSRFDSGYITYHPRAEDIGLSHLMFANDVIIFFYGGTASLHAIYETLDDFAGWSDLHVNRDKSELFLAGLNNQETNDFAVYDYPIGKLPIRYLGLPLMHRKLRISEYDPLLQKLASTFRSLAVKMLSYAGRLQLLSTVINGTVTFWMATFILPKVCLKKIESMCCIFLWSGSIDDRVTAKVAWSDVCLPKEEGGLGLHKFNDWNKVLCLRFIWLLFSELNSLWVQWQKHLHLQNVSFWSLEKKSTFSASWNSILSLRPLAEEFIKCRVNNGAQSWLWYDSWTPFGKQISYLGPREPRDLRVPLNAHTTLPDSYYWVVDGKDCRGLSSSMTWKALRPRSTIKGWAKSIWYSGAVPRQTFNMWLANLNRLPTKLRLAAWGLNVQTTCCLCNRFEESRDHLFLTCTYATDLWRLIFARLDRQQALPITWSELLSWTRTSTSQLPSTLKKLATQSLLYNIWRQRNSAVHFNGFAPTHTTFNIIDRDIRNTISARRHRKKYNSLMQLWIR; encoded by the exons ATGGCTATGTTTGGTGAACCTGACTTCTCTGACCACACGGTATGTGGTGTCGTCCTCAAGCCATCTTCAGTTAGAGACAGAAGACCTTTCCGGTTATATAACTACATACTCCACAACGAACTATTCCTGGAGTTTCTTATGGAACAATGGTACTCTATTCATGTCTCAAGCTCTGCATTGTTCATCATCTCACAGAAACTAAAAAGGATCAAGAACGGAGTTAGATCATTTTGCAGAGAAAACTACTTAAACTTGGAAAAGAGAGTTGAGGAAGCTCACACTCGGCTTCTATCAGTGCAAAATAACCTCCTCCTCTCGCCATCTGAAGCTAATGCCACCGCTGAATCCCTGGCCCATGATGCTTGGTTGATACTCTCAAAAGCGGAAGAGCGCTACTTATTTCAGAGATCTCATATAAACTGGATTCAGCATGGGAACTGCAACTCAGCTTATTATCACAGGCTGATAACAACACGAAGGTCATTTAATTACATCCACTATCTCCTAAATAATCAAGACTCAAGAGTAGAAGGCCAGATCGAGATTCAGAAACTCTGCATTGACTACTTTGAAGATTTGTTGGGCTCTAAGCAAAGCGCCCCTCTCTTTGACCCACAAGACCTCTCCATCCTAATGACATTTAGATGCTCGCAAACTCAGAGAACAGATCTTACTAAGGGTTTCTCAAGGCATGAAATAAGAGATGCTTTCTTTGAGTTACTGGCAAACAAAACTAGTGGACCAGATGACTACACGGCAGAGTTCTTTACGAGGGCTTGGAATATTATGGGAACAGAGGCCATGGATGCAATCCAAGAGTTCATTAAATCTGGAAACCTGCTCAA ATTGTTAACCAAGAGACTGCAGGAGATCCTCTTTCACGTCATCTCTCCCTCTCAATCAGCTTTCATCAAAGGGAGACTGCTCGCTGAAAACGTTCTCTTAGCAACAGAACTGGTTCATGGCTACAATAGACGTAATATTGACAAGAGGGGCATGCTTAAAGTGGATCTGAGAAAAGCGTTCGACTCGATTCGATGGGACTTCATCCTAGCAGCACTTAAAGCAATCAACGTGTCTGATATGATCATAAAATGGATAGAGGAATGCATAACTACCCCGACTTTCACTGTCTCGGTTAATGGCGTCTCTGGTGGTTTTTTCAAAAGCACAAAGGGCTTGCGTCACGGCGATCCCCTCTCGCCGTATCTCTTTGTATTGGGTATGGAGGTCTTCTCTACACTGCTACACTCCAGATTCGATTCAGGCTACATTACCTACCACCCAAGAGCTGAAGATATTGGTTTATCTCACCTAATGTTCGCAAATGATGTAATTATATTTTTTTACGGAGGGACTGCTTCTCTGCATGCAATATATGAAACTCTAGATGACTTTGCTGGATGGTCGGATCTTCATGTTAACAGGGACAAATCAGAGCTTTTCCTGGCCGGGCTCAACAACCAGGAAACCAACGACTTCGCTGTGTATGATTATCCCATTGGTAAGCTTCCTATTAGATATTTGGGACTACCTCTAATGCATAGGAAACTTAGGATATCAGAGTATGATCCTCTGCTGCAAAAGCTAGCGAGTACGTTCCGGTCTTTGGCAGTTAAAATGCTGAGTTATGCTGGAAGACTGCAGTTACTCTCTACAGTCATTAATGGGACAGTGACTTTTTGGATGGCTACTTTTATTCTCCCTAAAGTCTGCTTGAAGAAGATTGAATCCATGTGCTGTATATTTCTCTGGTCTGGAAGTATTGATGACAGAGTGACAGCTAAGGTCGCTTGGTCTGACGTGTGTTTACCCAAAGAAGAGGGTGGCTTGGGCCTTCATAAATTCAATGATTGGAACAAAGTTCTCTGTCTTCGATTCATCTGGTTGCTATTCTCGGAATTGAATTCTCTCTGGGTCCAGTGGCAAAAACACCTTCACCTTCAGAACGTCAGTTTTTGGTCATTGGAGAAGAAGTCTACTTTCTCTGCATCGTGGAACTCAATTCTATCACTGAGACCTCTTGCTGAGGAATTCATCAAATGCAGAGTAAACAATGGAGCTCAAAGTTGGTTATGGTACGATTCATGGACACCTTTTGGTAAACAAATCTCCTACCTAGGGCCAAGGGAACCGAGGGACTTGAGAGTTCCTCTAAACGCTCAC ACAACGCTTCCTGATTCTTACTACTGGGTTGTTGATGGTAAAGATTGTCGTGGTTTGTCCTCATCTATGACTTGGAAAGCTCTCAGGCCACGTTCTACCATTAAAGGCTGGGCTAAATCGATATGGTACTCAGGCGCTGTTCCCCGTCAGACTTTCAACATGTGGCTTGCAAATCTCAACAGACTCCCGACTAAACTACGGCTGGCAGCTTGGGGCCTAAACGTTCAGACTACATGCTGCTTATGTAACAGGTTTGAAGAGTCCAGAGACCACCTTTTTCTCACCTGCACGTACGCTACCGATCTATGGAGGTTGATCTTTGCGAGGCTCGACCGTCAACAGGCTCTCCCCATCACTTGGAGTGAGCTACTGTCTTGGACCAGAACTTCCACCTCCCAATTGCCATCAACACTGAAGAAGCTCGCCACTCAATCACTGCTCTACAACATTTGGAGACAGCGCAACTCAGCTGTGCATTTCAACGGATTCGCCCCAACCCATACGACGTTCAACATCATCGACAGGGACATCCGCAACACCATTAGTGCGAGAAGAC